From the Gemmatimonadota bacterium genome, one window contains:
- a CDS encoding multicopper oxidase domain-containing protein, translating into MRRRDFLATAATAAAFARGRQLAALGRAERAPLVMPPVYRPDGKRLIGSQVRAEIAPGVQANAWVVGDGSRQAASATIRVRRGDRAQIAFQNNLPQQSILHWHGLAVPEAADGAPRLAIDTGASYRYDFPILNRAGTYWYHAHPHHQTGEQIYRGMAGLFLIGDAEEDALGLPSGAREIPLLLQERRFDANNEFAYTPVMHERMEGFFGSTMFGNGIMEPRHNVDSALYRLRVVNGSGSRITRLGLSTGAAMTLIGNDGGLLPAPQKIFWLDLGTGERADLLVDFSGLAVGTRVMLKSLPFTPTGEMGRGMGMGRMGAGGKAQGADLDLLEFVVTKAVTERPWVPKPFPTIAPLVRTADTKVREFRFDSRMMQHTINGKSWEMDRIDEVVPFGSTEVWRFVNVAQFPHPVHMHEVQFQVLSRSGGRARLFPWEVGWKDTVLLEPGETVEVITQFTQHRGRYLLHCHNVVHEDGGMMMNFEIK; encoded by the coding sequence ATGCGCCGTCGTGATTTCCTTGCCACCGCCGCCACTGCCGCCGCCTTTGCGCGCGGTCGCCAGCTCGCCGCCCTCGGCCGTGCGGAGCGGGCCCCGTTGGTGATGCCCCCGGTATACCGCCCCGATGGCAAGCGGCTGATCGGGAGCCAGGTCCGCGCCGAGATTGCGCCGGGCGTGCAGGCGAACGCGTGGGTGGTCGGTGACGGTTCGCGACAGGCGGCCAGCGCGACCATCCGGGTGCGGCGTGGCGACCGCGCACAGATCGCGTTTCAGAACAACCTCCCGCAGCAGTCGATCCTCCACTGGCATGGGCTCGCCGTCCCGGAGGCCGCCGATGGAGCACCACGGCTCGCCATCGACACCGGCGCGTCGTATCGCTACGACTTCCCGATTCTGAATCGTGCCGGCACCTACTGGTATCACGCGCACCCGCACCACCAGACCGGCGAACAGATCTACCGCGGAATGGCCGGGCTCTTCCTCATCGGCGACGCGGAGGAAGACGCGCTCGGCCTGCCGAGCGGCGCGCGGGAGATCCCGCTGCTGTTGCAGGAACGACGCTTCGATGCGAACAACGAGTTCGCGTACACTCCGGTGATGCACGAGCGGATGGAGGGCTTCTTCGGCTCGACGATGTTCGGCAACGGCATCATGGAGCCGAGGCACAACGTCGACAGCGCGCTCTACCGACTCCGCGTCGTGAACGGCTCAGGTTCCCGCATCACCCGGCTCGGCCTCTCGACCGGCGCCGCCATGACGCTGATCGGCAATGATGGTGGCCTGCTCCCCGCGCCCCAAAAGATCTTCTGGCTCGACCTCGGAACCGGCGAACGCGCCGACCTGCTGGTCGACTTCAGCGGACTGGCGGTGGGCACGCGCGTGATGTTGAAGTCGCTGCCGTTCACGCCGACCGGCGAGATGGGGCGGGGGATGGGGATGGGCCGGATGGGGGCCGGCGGCAAGGCGCAGGGCGCCGACCTCGACCTGCTGGAATTCGTGGTCACCAAGGCGGTCACCGAGCGGCCCTGGGTGCCGAAGCCGTTCCCCACGATCGCGCCGCTGGTGCGCACCGCCGACACGAAGGTGCGCGAGTTCCGTTTCGACAGTCGGATGATGCAACACACGATCAACGGCAAGTCGTGGGAGATGGATCGGATCGACGAGGTCGTCCCGTTCGGCAGCACCGAAGTGTGGCGGTTCGTGAATGTCGCGCAGTTCCCGCACCCGGTGCACATGCACGAGGTCCAGTTTCAGGTGCTCTCACGCAGCGGCGGTCGCGCTCGGCTCTTCCCGTGGGAAGTGGGTTGGAAGGACACCGTGCTTCTTGAGCCCGGCGAGACCGTGGAGGTCATCACGCAGTTCACCCAGCATCGTGGCCGCTACCTGCTGCACTGCCACAACGTGGTGCACGAGGATGGCGGGATGATGATGAACTTCGAGATCAAATAG
- a CDS encoding WYL domain-containing protein: MDLVAALLARKYGATLDELRNLVPGYGTGAPEAVRRAFERDKDELRTLGIPIDTAGTAGDAESRYLIRADRFYLPYLGVVTPRGLKAPRRVDRYGYRALASFNFTDDEFALLADAAARVAECGDPTLADDAAHALRKLALDVRPPELAVTPGIALSAPLAAADPAILRSLGDALLARKQVTFTYYGIERDETEQRIVLPYGLSFTSGHWYLHALDPSRGSVRRFRVSRMRRVIVNRRNPGSQDYEIPLDFRLAERAVPVPAWALGDESLVIVEVRFVRKNGAVRAARALGSTVRGAPDVTRYRVRRRESFLRWLLGLGGDAVPISPPDMVRGYRELAERTLAALEVE, encoded by the coding sequence ATGGACCTCGTCGCCGCACTGCTCGCCCGCAAGTACGGCGCGACGCTCGACGAGCTGCGAAACCTGGTCCCCGGCTATGGCACGGGCGCTCCAGAGGCGGTGCGACGCGCCTTCGAGCGCGACAAGGACGAGCTCCGTACCCTCGGCATTCCCATCGACACGGCGGGGACCGCCGGCGACGCCGAGAGCCGCTACCTGATTCGCGCCGACCGCTTCTACCTCCCCTATCTCGGCGTGGTCACCCCGCGCGGCCTCAAGGCACCGCGTCGGGTCGATCGTTACGGCTATCGCGCCCTCGCCTCCTTCAATTTCACCGACGACGAGTTCGCGCTCCTGGCCGACGCCGCCGCGCGCGTCGCCGAGTGCGGCGACCCGACGCTGGCGGACGACGCGGCGCACGCGCTCCGCAAGCTCGCGCTCGATGTCCGCCCGCCCGAGCTCGCGGTCACTCCGGGGATTGCCCTGAGCGCGCCACTCGCTGCCGCCGACCCCGCCATCCTCCGGAGTCTGGGCGACGCGCTGCTGGCGCGGAAGCAGGTGACCTTCACCTACTACGGCATCGAGCGCGACGAGACGGAGCAACGGATCGTCCTGCCCTATGGCCTCTCCTTCACCAGTGGTCACTGGTATCTGCATGCGCTCGATCCGTCGCGCGGCTCGGTGCGCCGCTTTCGCGTCTCGCGGATGCGGCGGGTGATCGTCAATCGACGGAATCCCGGGAGTCAGGACTACGAAATTCCGCTGGACTTCCGGTTGGCGGAACGCGCGGTGCCGGTCCCTGCGTGGGCGCTCGGCGACGAGTCGCTGGTGATCGTCGAGGTGCGCTTCGTTCGGAAGAACGGCGCCGTCCGCGCGGCGCGGGCGCTTGGCAGCACGGTCCGCGGTGCCCCCGACGTCACCCGCTACCGCGTGCGCCGTCGAGAGTCATTCCTCCGTTGGCTGCTCGGGCTCGGAGGCGACGCCGTGCCCATCAGTCCGCCCGACATGGTGCGCGGCTACCGCGAGTTGGCCGAGCGTACGCTGGCCGCGCTGGAGGTCGAATGA
- a CDS encoding MarR family transcriptional regulator, with amino-acid sequence MSIRSRLNQSKFADSADEAVVGILMVAAEVNREFAELCQAQGITLDQYNVLRILRGAKDAGLPRCEVAGRMITKAPDVTRMMDRLVKQGLVIRTWGTENRRHSIAKISPEGLAVLAALDPHVAALNARVTSQVGPEELQGLIGALNRMLP; translated from the coding sequence ATGTCGATTCGATCCAGGCTCAATCAATCCAAGTTCGCCGACTCCGCCGACGAGGCCGTTGTCGGCATTCTGATGGTCGCGGCCGAGGTCAATCGGGAGTTCGCGGAGCTGTGTCAGGCGCAGGGGATCACGCTCGACCAGTACAACGTCCTCCGGATCCTGCGGGGGGCGAAGGACGCCGGATTGCCGCGCTGCGAGGTGGCGGGGCGGATGATCACCAAGGCGCCCGACGTGACGCGGATGATGGATCGGCTGGTGAAACAGGGGCTGGTGATCCGCACCTGGGGGACCGAAAACCGGCGGCATTCCATCGCCAAGATCTCCCCGGAGGGGTTGGCGGTGCTGGCGGCCCTCGATCCGCATGTCGCGGCGCTGAATGCCCGAGTCACGAGCCAGGTTGGTCCCGAGGAGCTCCAAGGGCTGATCGGCGCGTTGAACCGGATGCTCCCTTAG
- a CDS encoding PD40 domain-containing protein, which produces MLGLMGCVEAVGPIEPGPARYALLYEAHPEGVPEIFRATLDGGITPTRVFPAGTVRRTPSVSPNGEWIAFVTWNSEGISSLRVRRDGSGLQQLTNSGEDDDQPSWSPDGSKIVFRSWRRLRAGEIWVMNADGSQQRNLTPDVGQGIISYNYPAWSPDGQRIAYQSTEGGDEGIWSMKADGSDRRQLTNTMDFDTSCAEAGSTSGGAAT; this is translated from the coding sequence ATGCTGGGATTGATGGGGTGCGTCGAGGCGGTAGGACCGATCGAGCCGGGGCCGGCACGCTACGCGTTGCTGTACGAGGCCCATCCCGAAGGGGTACCGGAGATCTTCCGTGCCACACTGGATGGCGGCATCACGCCGACGCGGGTCTTTCCGGCAGGGACGGTTCGCCGCACGCCCTCGGTTTCGCCGAATGGTGAATGGATCGCGTTCGTCACCTGGAACAGCGAGGGGATTTCCAGTCTTCGGGTCCGTCGTGACGGGAGCGGGCTGCAGCAGCTGACCAACTCGGGAGAGGACGACGACCAACCGAGTTGGTCCCCTGACGGCAGCAAGATCGTCTTCCGGTCCTGGCGGCGACTCCGAGCCGGCGAGATCTGGGTGATGAACGCCGATGGGAGCCAGCAGCGCAATCTCACCCCCGATGTCGGCCAGGGTATCATCTCGTACAACTATCCCGCGTGGTCGCCGGATGGGCAGCGGATTGCCTATCAGTCGACCGAAGGCGGCGACGAGGGCATCTGGAGCATGAAAGCCGACGGCAGTGACCGCCGGCAACTGACCAACACCATGGACTTCGACACCAGCTGTGCCGAGGCTGGATCCACTTCCGGCGGAGCAGCAACCTGA
- a CDS encoding TM0106 family RecB-like putative nuclease encodes MRRLPDGSYRFSPKDLIAYLEGDFAAWCERNAAERVRGSGRERLGTRTLAPDGSDAELELVKQRGLDHEAAHLTRLRAKEPTLVEVPRAEDAHALTIAAMQAGAPVIFQGELRAEPWMGIADFLHRVPGDSSLGDHHYEPWDTKLARSAKPYFLLQLCAYAEMLEAMQGRAPDRFGFILGDGSEATFRTADVIHYYRRLKQSFERFQADWQIDTLPDPALDRTHGRWSEAAQQMLTDVDDLSLIAGISRSQIIRLRAAAVDTVEELANLAPDTTIPRISPASLAAIREQARMQVATRTTGTIAWSLRPLDADQPRRGLALLPPRSRLDVFLDLEGFPYAERGLEYLIGATTIAADGTLAFDDWWAHDEPEERVAFEGFIDWAWERLKQDPTMHIYHYAAYERTAFSRLSTKYATREYELDQLLRHDVFVDLYTVVRQGMVIGTPSYSLKEIEHLYMPPRTEAITSAGGSVIEYQRWIESGESRQWPESPILSAIRDYNRVDCESMVPLRDWLLARQEDAGLSWLPRPDAPTESVSDREPKAVELYAAALAERAAALPPDSEERRVTELLGWLLEYHRRDAKPLWWRFFQRQTLSELELHADADCLAGVTRTAREPWPEKRSMVYEYAFDPDQDTRLHAGSAVYVLGDGITSTKIDTMDLANGRLTLKVGTGRSLPEHCQLIPDEYVNPTPIPESVERYVRSWDEGTPASAAVDDLIHRRAPRLRGHGGGRVIADGSGSDGAIAAARAMDGTTLAIQGPPGTGKTTTGAKLIAALLDDGKRVGVMATGHAVILNVLEKLLQQRPDLAGRVLKVGKESDHPLAVSGAMRLLDSAKAPDAVAAASCVVGGTAWLFSRPEMIGALDYLFIDEAGQVPLANAVAAGMSAHNLILMGDQMQLAQPTQGEHPGESGKSCLAYLLEDRAVIPDELGIFLGTSFRMHPDVCRLISESFYEGRLGSHALTAGNHVALPATAPITTGHGVAFLPVEHAGNTQGSDEEVEAIVGLVASLLQGTVTVHGDAPRPMTLDDILIVAPFNLQVRALRARLGDAARIGSVDKFQGQEAPVVIVSMCASTLDDAPRGPQFLLSPNRLNVAISRAQALAVVVGSSTLGDVRVRSVEELTLVSRWCRIELLAEG; translated from the coding sequence ATGCGGCGCCTGCCCGATGGTTCGTACCGCTTCTCGCCCAAGGATCTGATCGCCTACCTCGAGGGCGACTTCGCGGCGTGGTGCGAGCGCAACGCCGCAGAGCGCGTGCGCGGGAGCGGACGGGAACGCTTGGGGACCAGGACGCTCGCCCCCGACGGCTCCGACGCGGAACTCGAGCTCGTGAAGCAGCGCGGGCTGGATCACGAGGCGGCCCACCTGACACGGCTCCGCGCCAAGGAGCCGACGCTGGTGGAGGTGCCGCGAGCCGAAGACGCCCACGCGTTGACGATCGCGGCGATGCAGGCCGGCGCCCCGGTGATCTTTCAGGGCGAGCTCCGCGCCGAGCCGTGGATGGGGATCGCCGACTTCCTTCATCGCGTACCGGGCGATTCCTCGTTGGGAGACCATCATTACGAGCCGTGGGACACCAAGCTCGCCCGTTCCGCCAAACCGTACTTCCTGCTGCAGCTCTGTGCCTACGCCGAGATGCTCGAGGCGATGCAGGGGCGCGCGCCCGATCGCTTCGGTTTCATTCTGGGCGATGGCAGCGAGGCCACCTTCCGCACCGCAGACGTCATCCACTACTACCGGCGCCTGAAGCAGTCGTTCGAGCGCTTTCAAGCAGACTGGCAAATCGACACGTTGCCCGATCCAGCCCTCGATCGCACCCACGGCCGATGGAGCGAAGCCGCACAGCAGATGCTGACCGATGTCGATGATCTCTCGCTGATCGCCGGCATCAGCCGCAGCCAGATCATTCGGCTGCGCGCGGCCGCGGTGGACACGGTCGAAGAGCTGGCGAATCTCGCACCCGATACGACGATCCCTCGGATCTCGCCAGCGTCGCTCGCCGCGATCCGCGAGCAGGCGCGAATGCAGGTTGCCACGCGCACCACCGGCACCATCGCCTGGTCGCTGCGCCCGCTCGACGCGGACCAACCTCGGCGCGGCCTCGCCCTGCTGCCGCCCCGATCGCGGCTCGATGTGTTCCTCGACCTCGAGGGTTTTCCCTACGCGGAACGCGGGCTGGAATACCTGATCGGCGCCACGACGATCGCGGCCGATGGCACGCTCGCCTTCGACGATTGGTGGGCGCACGACGAACCGGAGGAACGCGTCGCCTTCGAGGGCTTCATCGACTGGGCGTGGGAGCGGTTGAAGCAGGACCCGACGATGCACATCTACCACTATGCCGCCTACGAACGCACCGCCTTCTCGCGGCTGAGCACCAAGTACGCCACGCGTGAATACGAACTCGACCAGCTGCTCCGCCACGATGTCTTCGTCGACCTGTACACCGTGGTGCGGCAAGGGATGGTGATCGGCACGCCGAGCTATTCGCTCAAGGAGATCGAGCATCTCTACATGCCGCCGCGGACCGAGGCGATCACCAGCGCCGGCGGCTCCGTGATAGAGTACCAGCGATGGATCGAGAGTGGTGAGAGCCGGCAATGGCCGGAGTCGCCGATCCTCTCGGCCATCCGCGACTACAACCGCGTCGACTGCGAGTCGATGGTCCCGCTCCGCGATTGGCTGCTGGCGCGGCAGGAGGACGCCGGGCTCTCGTGGCTTCCCCGCCCCGATGCGCCGACCGAATCGGTCAGTGATCGCGAGCCGAAGGCGGTTGAGCTCTACGCCGCGGCCCTGGCCGAGCGCGCGGCAGCGCTGCCGCCGGATTCGGAAGAGCGGCGTGTGACCGAACTGCTCGGCTGGCTGCTGGAATACCACCGGCGCGACGCCAAGCCGTTGTGGTGGCGCTTCTTTCAACGGCAGACGCTGTCGGAACTGGAGCTGCACGCTGACGCGGACTGTCTCGCGGGGGTGACACGCACCGCGCGCGAGCCGTGGCCGGAGAAGCGGTCGATGGTCTACGAGTATGCCTTCGATCCGGACCAGGACACTCGGCTGCATGCCGGCTCTGCCGTGTATGTCCTGGGTGATGGCATCACCAGCACCAAGATCGACACGATGGACCTGGCCAACGGTCGACTGACGCTGAAGGTCGGCACCGGGCGGTCGCTCCCCGAGCATTGCCAGCTGATTCCTGACGAATACGTGAACCCGACGCCGATTCCCGAATCGGTCGAGCGCTACGTGCGCAGTTGGGACGAGGGCACGCCGGCGTCCGCAGCCGTCGACGACCTGATCCATCGCCGCGCGCCACGCCTGCGCGGCCACGGTGGCGGACGGGTGATCGCGGACGGCAGCGGCAGCGACGGCGCGATCGCCGCCGCGCGCGCCATGGATGGCACCACGCTCGCCATCCAGGGGCCGCCGGGCACCGGCAAGACCACCACCGGCGCGAAGCTCATCGCGGCGCTGCTCGACGACGGCAAGCGCGTCGGCGTGATGGCGACCGGCCACGCCGTGATCCTCAATGTGCTGGAGAAGTTGCTGCAGCAGCGCCCCGACCTGGCCGGGCGCGTCCTCAAGGTGGGCAAGGAGAGCGACCACCCCCTGGCGGTGAGCGGCGCAATGCGTCTGCTCGATTCGGCGAAGGCGCCCGATGCCGTGGCAGCGGCGTCCTGCGTCGTCGGTGGCACCGCCTGGCTCTTCAGCCGGCCGGAGATGATCGGCGCGCTCGACTACCTCTTCATCGACGAGGCCGGCCAGGTGCCCCTCGCCAACGCCGTCGCCGCCGGGATGTCGGCGCACAACCTGATCCTCATGGGCGACCAGATGCAGCTCGCCCAACCGACGCAGGGGGAGCACCCCGGCGAGAGCGGCAAGTCGTGCCTCGCCTATCTCCTCGAGGATCGCGCCGTCATCCCCGACGAGCTCGGCATCTTCCTCGGCACCTCGTTCCGGATGCACCCCGACGTCTGCCGCCTGATCTCCGAGTCGTTCTACGAGGGGCGGCTCGGCAGCCACGCCCTCACCGCCGGCAATCACGTCGCGCTCCCGGCCACCGCGCCGATCACGACCGGCCACGGTGTCGCCTTCCTCCCGGTCGAACACGCAGGCAATACGCAGGGGAGCGACGAAGAGGTCGAGGCGATCGTCGGCTTGGTGGCCTCGTTGCTGCAGGGTACCGTCACGGTGCACGGCGATGCCCCACGCCCGATGACGCTCGACGACATTTTGATTGTCGCGCCATTCAATCTGCAGGTGCGCGCACTCCGCGCCCGCCTGGGCGACGCGGCGCGCATCGGCTCGGTCGACAAGTTCCAGGGGCAGGAAGCACCGGTGGTGATCGTCTCGATGTGCGCGAGCACGCTCGACGATGCGCCACGCGGCCCGCAGTTCCTGCTCTCGCCCAATCGGCTCAACGTGGCGATCTCGCGTGCGCAGGCGCTCGCCGTGGTCGTCGGCTCCTCGACGCTCGGCGATGTGCGGGTGCGGTCGGTGGAGGAGTTGACGCTGGTGAGTCGGTGGTGCCGGATCGAGCTGCTTGCCGAGGGGTAG
- a CDS encoding WYL domain-containing protein: MTTAAATFRRLMTVLPRFAERDTHRLEDLAAECGVPVAQLSADLQALSNRFDDPGGYVEGVAVLIDGEEVSVRTDHFRRPMRLTVAELCALELGLALLEREHDGEETTAHPMALLRARLAELITKLPQDTAYDGLRDGALSHPAQALAVPRLREALRRQRVVELHYQKDHDEEAQPRAVRPYALRFSRGAWYLSGWCERSDGLRLFRCDRIMSVTLTDREHAVPADFSADQLMVDGKVFQSGEPTPELTVRYSAGIARWIAERDGGPIAADGSALRTMPLADREWAIRHVLQYGPDAQIVSPTELRNELRDRVKRMMDDG; this comes from the coding sequence ATGACCACCGCAGCCGCCACCTTCCGCCGATTGATGACGGTGCTGCCGCGCTTCGCCGAGCGTGACACGCATCGCCTCGAGGACCTCGCCGCGGAGTGCGGCGTTCCGGTGGCCCAGTTGTCCGCGGACCTGCAGGCGTTGTCCAATCGCTTCGACGATCCAGGCGGCTATGTCGAAGGCGTGGCGGTGCTGATCGATGGTGAAGAGGTGTCGGTGCGGACCGATCACTTCCGCCGGCCGATGCGCCTCACGGTCGCCGAGCTCTGCGCGCTCGAACTCGGCCTGGCGTTGCTCGAACGGGAACACGATGGCGAGGAAACCACCGCGCATCCGATGGCCCTGCTCAGGGCACGGCTCGCCGAGTTGATCACCAAGCTGCCGCAGGACACCGCCTACGACGGCCTCCGCGACGGTGCGCTCTCCCATCCGGCACAGGCGCTGGCGGTGCCGCGGCTCCGCGAGGCGTTGCGCCGCCAGCGCGTGGTGGAGCTGCACTACCAGAAGGACCACGACGAAGAGGCGCAGCCGCGCGCGGTTCGACCCTATGCGCTGCGCTTCAGTCGTGGTGCCTGGTACCTGAGCGGCTGGTGCGAACGCAGCGATGGTTTGCGCCTCTTTCGCTGCGACCGCATCATGTCGGTCACGCTCACCGATCGGGAGCATGCGGTGCCGGCCGATTTCTCGGCCGATCAGCTGATGGTCGATGGCAAGGTCTTTCAGAGCGGCGAACCGACGCCGGAACTCACCGTGCGCTACAGCGCCGGCATCGCGCGGTGGATCGCCGAGCGGGATGGAGGACCCATCGCGGCGGACGGCAGTGCGCTGCGCACGATGCCACTGGCCGATCGCGAGTGGGCGATTCGGCATGTGCTGCAGTATGGGCCGGATGCGCAGATCGTGAGCCCGACCGAACTCCGCAACGAGCTGCGAGATCGAGTCAAGCGGATGATGGATGATGGATGA
- a CDS encoding alkene reductase — translation MLFTATTLGDIPIANRLVMAPMTRNRAEPDGRPSPIMATYYTQRASAGLIVSEMTQIAATAVSYANTPGIETPEQVAGWKQITDAVHAEGGRIVLQIAHGGRISHPSLLGGATPVAPSAVRPAGETWTPLGLVPFETPHALRAEEIMAIVTQFRVAATNAREAGFDGIELHAANGYLLDQFLRSGSNQRTDQWGGSVANRARFLLDVIEATVAVWGPGRVGVRLSPFNPYNAMHDDAPFTTFPDVAALLDTQALAYLHVTYSGGSPEDRARMQQLIRSAFHGSIIANAGLNAASGEEVLSSHLAEAVAFGVPFLANPDLPLRLASGAALNLPDVPTFYQGGEKGYVDYPSLSVSAIR, via the coding sequence ATGCTCTTCACCGCCACCACGCTCGGCGACATCCCGATCGCCAACCGCCTCGTCATGGCACCGATGACGCGGAACCGCGCCGAACCGGATGGCCGTCCGTCGCCGATCATGGCCACCTACTACACCCAGCGGGCATCCGCCGGGTTGATCGTCAGCGAGATGACCCAGATCGCCGCGACTGCCGTTTCCTACGCCAACACGCCGGGCATCGAGACGCCGGAGCAGGTGGCGGGATGGAAGCAGATCACCGACGCCGTGCACGCCGAGGGCGGACGCATCGTGCTGCAGATCGCGCATGGTGGTCGGATCTCGCACCCGTCGCTGCTCGGTGGCGCGACGCCGGTGGCGCCCTCCGCGGTTCGCCCCGCCGGCGAGACGTGGACGCCGCTCGGCCTGGTGCCGTTCGAGACGCCGCACGCGCTCCGCGCCGAGGAGATCATGGCGATCGTCACGCAGTTCCGCGTGGCGGCCACGAACGCGCGCGAGGCCGGCTTCGACGGTATCGAGTTGCACGCGGCGAACGGCTATCTGCTCGACCAGTTCCTGCGCAGTGGCAGCAACCAGCGCACCGACCAGTGGGGCGGCAGCGTCGCGAATCGTGCGCGCTTCCTGCTCGACGTGATCGAGGCGACGGTGGCCGTGTGGGGACCGGGTCGGGTTGGCGTGCGCCTCTCGCCGTTCAACCCGTACAACGCGATGCATGACGACGCACCATTCACCACCTTCCCTGATGTCGCGGCCCTGCTCGACACGCAGGCGCTGGCCTATCTGCACGTCACCTACAGCGGCGGCTCGCCCGAGGATCGTGCGCGGATGCAGCAACTGATCCGCTCCGCCTTTCACGGGTCCATCATCGCCAATGCCGGCTTGAATGCCGCGTCGGGCGAGGAAGTGCTGAGCTCCCATCTCGCCGAAGCGGTTGCGTTCGGCGTGCCGTTCCTGGCCAATCCGGACTTGCCACTCCGTCTTGCGAGCGGCGCCGCACTCAATCTTCCGGATGTGCCGACCTTCTATCAGGGCGGCGAGAAGGGGTACGTCGATTACCCATCGCTGAGCGTCAGCGCGATCCGCTGA